One part of the Parasphingorhabdus sp. SCSIO 66989 genome encodes these proteins:
- a CDS encoding deoxyguanosinetriphosphate triphosphohydrolase — translation MTRAFYASDPAQSRGRLHPEKDSAVRGPRDAFQRDRDRVIHSISFRRLRHKTQVFIAPDGDHYRVRLTHSLEVAQIGRAIARALGLNEDLTEALCLAHDIGHPPFGHAGERALNDVMADCGGFDHNAQTLRTLMQLDSPYPDRPGLNLSWEVMEGLAKHNGPLTEPGWSMVECDAALSLELGSHASLEAQIAAIADDIAYDNHDIDDGIRAGFLGREQLMELPFLAELWADIRSTYPDAGDAALLREMVRSQIGLMVNDVIAATKDRIAKHNIASADNVRKAGLTIGGFSDAMTVQERELKRFMYANLYLHPDQQAAADCAHDIIAELALYYRADPMRLPEDWRPEASEDDIQTGRRIIDFIAGMTDRYAINRYAENIGPVPKGLRNV, via the coding sequence ATGACCCGCGCTTTCTATGCTTCCGATCCTGCGCAGAGCCGGGGCCGCCTACATCCGGAAAAAGACAGCGCGGTTCGCGGGCCGCGTGATGCGTTTCAGCGCGATCGTGACCGAGTCATCCACTCGATTTCCTTCCGCCGTCTGCGCCATAAAACACAGGTCTTTATCGCGCCCGATGGTGACCATTACCGGGTTCGACTGACACACAGTCTGGAGGTTGCCCAGATTGGCCGCGCCATTGCTCGCGCTCTGGGGTTGAATGAAGACCTCACTGAAGCCCTATGTTTGGCGCATGATATCGGCCACCCACCCTTTGGCCATGCGGGGGAGCGGGCGCTCAATGATGTCATGGCCGATTGCGGCGGCTTTGATCATAATGCGCAGACATTGCGGACATTGATGCAGTTGGACTCGCCCTATCCCGATAGGCCAGGGCTGAATCTCAGTTGGGAAGTGATGGAAGGTCTAGCCAAGCATAACGGGCCATTGACAGAACCGGGTTGGTCGATGGTGGAATGTGATGCTGCGCTGTCGCTTGAACTTGGTAGCCATGCCTCGCTGGAGGCGCAAATTGCTGCAATTGCGGATGACATCGCCTATGACAATCACGACATCGATGATGGTATCCGCGCTGGGTTTCTTGGTCGTGAGCAGCTTATGGAACTGCCGTTTCTGGCCGAGCTGTGGGCAGATATTCGCAGCACCTATCCCGATGCTGGCGACGCGGCATTGCTGCGTGAGATGGTGCGCAGCCAGATCGGCCTGATGGTCAATGATGTTATCGCGGCGACCAAGGATCGTATTGCAAAACACAATATCGCCAGCGCTGATAATGTGCGTAAAGCCGGTCTGACTATCGGTGGCTTTTCCGATGCCATGACCGTACAAGAGCGCGAGCTGAAGCGCTTTATGTATGCCAATCTCTACCTTCACCCTGATCAGCAGGCGGCAGCAGATTGCGCGCACGATATTATTGCTGAGTTGGCGCTCTATTATCGTGCTGATCCCATGCGATTGCCCGAGGACTGGCGACCTGAAGCAAGCGAGGATGATATCCAGACCGGCCGCAGAATCATAGACTTTATCGCCGGAATGACCGACCGCTATGCGATAAACCGCTATGCCGAGAATATTGGCCCGGTCCCTAAGGGGCTGCGCAATGTCTGA
- a CDS encoding DUF938 domain-containing protein, which yields MADSTPWIASEAGPEDRKFSAAAERNKQVIADILLPLLPHNARVLEIASGSGQHVTHFAARRPDITWQPSDVSSDALRSIAAWTAESGQGENVSPPVHLDLLDSDAAGLFDVTSFDAILCANLLHISPWEATEALFKCSAQWLGRNGLLFVYGPFLQANVGTAPSNIAFDQNLRSRDQSWGIRALEDVSCIATKQGFAEPMVTVMPANNLSLMFRRVSA from the coding sequence ATGGCAGATTCGACCCCCTGGATAGCGAGCGAGGCAGGCCCGGAAGATCGCAAATTCTCGGCTGCAGCGGAACGCAACAAGCAAGTGATTGCCGACATACTTTTGCCATTACTGCCGCACAACGCGCGTGTTCTGGAGATCGCCAGCGGCAGTGGCCAACATGTCACCCATTTTGCCGCCCGGCGTCCCGATATCACCTGGCAGCCCAGTGATGTTTCATCAGATGCGTTGCGATCCATTGCGGCATGGACAGCCGAAAGCGGACAGGGTGAGAATGTCAGCCCGCCGGTTCATTTGGATTTACTGGATAGTGATGCAGCAGGGCTCTTCGACGTGACGAGTTTTGATGCGATCCTGTGCGCCAATCTGCTGCATATCAGCCCATGGGAAGCGACAGAAGCGCTGTTCAAATGTAGTGCGCAATGGCTCGGGCGGAACGGGCTGCTGTTTGTATATGGTCCATTCTTACAAGCCAATGTCGGAACCGCACCGAGCAATATCGCTTTCGACCAGAATTTGCGCAGTCGAGACCAAAGCTGGGGCATTCGCGCGCTGGAAGATGTGTCATGCATCGCTACGAAGCAAGGCTTTGCCGAACCAATGGTAACAGTAATGCCAGCGAACAACCTATCTTTGATGTTCCGTCGCGTAAGTGCATAG
- the gcvT gene encoding glycine cleavage system aminomethyltransferase GcvT produces the protein MSDEATQTLPLDAWHRDKGARMVPFAGYSMPIQYEGIMAEHQWTRENAGLFDVSHMGQLQLKGESAAEALERIVPGDISALKPGKMRYSLLLAEDGGILDDMMITNSGQHLYIVVNGAVKHQDIAYMRAQLPESIELVHMEDQALLALQGPKAAEALARLDIAGLEIGWSGPDDLYFMDAAPCLWGEVPLGISRSGYTGEDGFEISVPAEHVTALADALCEQPEVKPIGLGARDSLRLEAGLPLYGHDLDSAIDPVQGNLTFAISKARREEGGFHGAERILAALENGPDKKRVGFTVEGRMPVREGAPIFAGDAEIGVITSGGFAPTIGAPIAMGFVAADYAALGTQLEAEVRGKRVPIIVSKMPFVPNGYRRKGKS, from the coding sequence ATGAGTGATGAAGCAACACAGACATTGCCGCTTGATGCATGGCATCGCGATAAAGGCGCGCGCATGGTGCCTTTTGCGGGCTATTCGATGCCGATTCAATATGAAGGCATTATGGCCGAGCACCAATGGACCCGTGAAAATGCCGGTCTGTTCGATGTATCGCATATGGGCCAGCTACAGCTGAAAGGTGAGAGCGCTGCCGAGGCGCTGGAGCGGATTGTGCCCGGCGATATCTCGGCATTGAAGCCCGGCAAGATGCGCTATTCGCTGTTGTTGGCCGAGGATGGCGGCATTCTTGACGATATGATGATCACCAATAGCGGGCAGCATCTCTATATCGTCGTCAATGGCGCGGTGAAGCATCAGGATATCGCCTATATGCGCGCGCAGCTGCCCGAGAGTATTGAGCTGGTGCATATGGAAGACCAAGCGCTGCTGGCTTTACAGGGACCAAAGGCAGCAGAAGCGCTGGCGCGACTTGATATTGCCGGTCTGGAAATAGGCTGGTCGGGCCCAGATGATCTTTATTTTATGGATGCCGCGCCCTGTCTTTGGGGCGAGGTACCGCTGGGTATCAGCCGGTCGGGCTATACCGGTGAAGATGGTTTTGAGATTTCCGTGCCTGCCGAGCATGTGACCGCACTTGCCGATGCTCTGTGTGAACAGCCTGAGGTCAAGCCGATAGGACTGGGCGCACGCGACTCCCTACGGCTTGAGGCGGGATTGCCGCTTTATGGCCATGATCTCGATTCCGCAATTGACCCTGTGCAGGGCAATCTGACATTCGCCATCTCCAAAGCGCGCCGCGAAGAGGGCGGTTTTCATGGTGCGGAGAGAATCTTGGCGGCGCTGGAAAATGGCCCCGACAAAAAACGTGTTGGCTTTACTGTAGAAGGCCGCATGCCCGTACGCGAGGGTGCGCCTATCTTTGCGGGTGATGCTGAGATTGGCGTCATCACCTCGGGCGGTTTCGCGCCTACCATTGGCGCGCCGATTGCCATGGGCTTTGTCGCCGCTGATTATGCCGCACTCGGCACCCAGCTCGAAGCCGAAGTGCGCGGCAAGCGGGTGCCGATTATCGTTAGCAAAATGCCCTTTGTTCCCAATGGATATCGCCGGAAAGGAAAATCCTGA
- a CDS encoding bile acid:sodium symporter family protein has protein sequence MTGSIVSRLVQGATNLFALWTVLGTLWAWFVPAHFLWVVDGRFQPFGQPLISVLLGIIMLGMGLTLTLQDFQRVAQIPRCVATGVVLQFTIMPIAGVTLATVFALEPGLAVGLILVSCCPGGTASNVVAYLARANLALSVTMTMASTLVAIIATPLLTGWLADKFVAIDRWNLFVNMVSIVLIPVVAGVVLKQLFPRAADRVSTVSPLVSALVVVIIVAGIIAASKPLIEEHFGVLMLAVLLLHVFGFGLGYVLTALLGQGFAERRTISIEVGMQNSGLGSSLASTPAFAAQFAAPMQAALAPVPSAISSVYHVVMGSLLAAIWRRSTTTKRTKR, from the coding sequence GTGACAGGAAGCATCGTGTCGCGTCTGGTACAAGGCGCGACCAATCTGTTCGCATTGTGGACGGTGCTCGGTACGCTTTGGGCGTGGTTTGTCCCTGCACATTTCCTCTGGGTGGTTGATGGCCGTTTTCAGCCTTTTGGTCAGCCGCTGATCAGCGTTCTGCTCGGCATCATCATGCTGGGCATGGGGCTGACGCTTACGCTGCAGGATTTCCAGCGCGTCGCGCAAATCCCGCGCTGCGTCGCCACGGGAGTAGTGTTGCAATTCACGATTATGCCGATTGCTGGTGTGACTCTTGCCACAGTGTTCGCACTCGAACCCGGTCTGGCCGTCGGGTTGATCCTTGTTTCCTGCTGCCCAGGCGGCACGGCGTCAAATGTTGTCGCTTATCTCGCCCGTGCCAATCTTGCGCTGTCGGTGACGATGACCATGGCCTCAACATTGGTGGCGATCATCGCCACGCCGCTGCTCACAGGCTGGCTGGCGGACAAGTTTGTCGCGATTGATCGCTGGAACCTGTTTGTGAATATGGTCTCAATCGTGTTGATCCCTGTGGTTGCCGGTGTCGTGCTCAAGCAACTTTTCCCCCGCGCGGCGGATCGGGTCTCGACAGTGTCGCCGCTGGTTTCGGCGCTGGTAGTGGTGATTATCGTCGCCGGCATTATCGCCGCATCCAAACCGCTCATAGAAGAGCATTTCGGGGTTTTGATGCTTGCGGTGCTGTTGCTCCACGTCTTCGGCTTTGGCCTCGGCTATGTTCTGACCGCACTGCTCGGTCAGGGTTTTGCGGAACGACGGACCATCAGTATTGAAGTGGGGATGCAGAATAGCGGCCTTGGTTCGTCTCTGGCATCAACCCCCGCTTTTGCTGCGCAATTTGCTGCACCAATGCAGGCCGCTCTCGCTCCCGTTCCAAGCGCGATATCATCGGTCTATCATGTAGTTATGGGTAGTCTGCTGGCGGCTATTTGGCGTCGGAGTACAACAACAAAGAGGACTAAGCGCTAA
- the gcvPA gene encoding aminomethyl-transferring glycine dehydrogenase subunit GcvPA, with amino-acid sequence MRYLPLTENDRTKMLARVGASSINDLFVDVPDAAVLDGPIHDLPNHASELAVERHMAKLASENSVAGNAPFFLGAGAYRHHVPASVDHIIQRGEFLTAYTPYQPEIAQGTLQMLFEFQTQVARLFGCDVANASMYDGSTACWEAIVMARRITRRGKALLSSGLHPHYVSVCQTMARFTKDDLRVSHPDFSGATDYDALIDQIDSDTSCIVVQYPDILGRIDDMTRLAERAAEHKALLIAVVTEPVALGAIKSPGEMGADIVVGEGQSIGVGLQFGGPYVGLFGCKQKYVRQMPGRLCGETVDADGERGYVLTLSTREQHIRREKATSNICTNSGLCALAFSVHMTLLGEAGLRRLAAVNHAMAVKTAERLEQIDGVSLVNDRFFNEFTVHLGRDARDIIRTLADRGILGGVSLGRLYPDAEELADGLVVAVTETTTDEDIEALAAGLEQALKEIAA; translated from the coding sequence ATGCGCTATCTACCTCTTACCGAAAATGACCGAACCAAAATGCTCGCACGGGTCGGTGCTTCGAGCATCAATGATCTGTTTGTCGATGTCCCCGATGCCGCGGTGCTGGACGGGCCGATCCATGATCTGCCGAACCATGCTAGCGAATTGGCGGTGGAACGGCATATGGCCAAGCTGGCGTCAGAAAACAGCGTCGCCGGCAATGCGCCTTTCTTCCTGGGGGCGGGGGCTTATCGCCATCATGTTCCGGCGAGTGTTGATCATATCATTCAGCGCGGCGAGTTTCTTACCGCTTATACCCCCTATCAACCCGAAATCGCTCAGGGCACGCTGCAGATGCTGTTCGAGTTCCAGACTCAGGTGGCGCGGCTTTTCGGTTGCGATGTTGCCAATGCCAGCATGTATGACGGCTCGACCGCCTGCTGGGAGGCGATTGTTATGGCGCGGCGTATCACCCGGCGCGGCAAGGCGCTGCTCTCTTCGGGGCTGCACCCGCATTATGTCTCGGTCTGTCAGACCATGGCGCGCTTTACCAAGGATGATCTGCGCGTCAGCCATCCCGATTTCTCCGGCGCGACTGACTATGATGCGCTGATCGACCAGATTGACAGCGATACCAGCTGTATCGTGGTACAATATCCCGATATTTTGGGCCGCATTGACGATATGACCCGCCTTGCCGAGCGCGCTGCAGAGCATAAAGCGCTGTTGATCGCGGTTGTCACCGAGCCGGTGGCACTGGGCGCGATCAAGAGCCCAGGCGAAATGGGCGCGGATATTGTTGTTGGCGAAGGGCAGTCCATCGGTGTCGGTCTGCAGTTTGGCGGTCCATATGTTGGCCTGTTCGGCTGCAAACAGAAATATGTGCGCCAGATGCCGGGAAGGCTGTGTGGCGAAACCGTCGATGCCGATGGCGAGCGTGGCTATGTGCTAACGCTCTCGACGCGCGAGCAGCATATCCGCCGTGAAAAGGCGACATCCAATATCTGCACCAATAGCGGCCTGTGCGCATTGGCGTTCAGCGTCCATATGACGTTGCTGGGTGAGGCCGGATTGCGTCGACTGGCTGCTGTCAATCACGCGATGGCGGTCAAGACTGCTGAACGGCTTGAGCAGATTGACGGCGTGTCGCTGGTCAATGACCGCTTTTTCAATGAGTTCACGGTGCATCTGGGCCGCGATGCCCGCGATATTATTCGCACATTGGCAGATCGCGGCATATTGGGCGGGGTGTCGCTCGGCAGACTATATCCCGATGCTGAAGAGCTTGCTGATGGTCTGGTGGTCGCGGTGACCGAAACCACCACCGACGAAGATATCGAGGCTTTAGCCGCCGGGCTGGAGCAGGCGCTGAAGGAGATTGCGGCATGA
- a CDS encoding NAD(P)H-binding protein — translation MSDSKKRVLIVGATGLVGRQISPLLADRDDIAVHALVRRGDNDMPSDYQVADPSAWPEAIAEWKPHVFVSALGITLKKAGGNKAAFRAVDYQLVLDCAAAAHAAGAGHAIIVTAVGASARSPNLYQQTKGEVEESVTALGFDRLDIVRPGLLRGERVDDPRIVEGLMLALAPITDSLLPRGWSRYGSIDSADVARAIAQLALGNEDDAHDSDRHVHHNDSLLALAAQMTAKTG, via the coding sequence ATGTCTGATTCCAAAAAACGCGTCCTGATTGTCGGCGCGACCGGTCTGGTCGGTCGCCAGATTTCCCCATTACTCGCGGATCGCGATGATATTGCGGTGCATGCGCTGGTGCGTCGCGGCGATAATGATATGCCTTCAGACTATCAAGTCGCCGATCCATCTGCATGGCCCGAAGCCATTGCCGAGTGGAAGCCACATGTTTTTGTCTCTGCCTTGGGTATTACGCTGAAAAAGGCCGGTGGCAACAAGGCCGCTTTTCGTGCGGTGGACTATCAACTTGTGCTCGACTGCGCAGCCGCAGCCCATGCTGCTGGAGCAGGTCATGCGATTATAGTTACAGCGGTCGGGGCCAGTGCCAGATCCCCTAATCTCTATCAACAAACCAAAGGCGAGGTGGAAGAGTCTGTGACTGCTTTGGGCTTTGACCGGCTTGATATAGTCCGTCCGGGTCTTTTGCGTGGCGAGCGTGTCGATGACCCGAGAATTGTCGAAGGTCTGATGCTTGCGCTAGCGCCGATCACGGATAGCCTGCTGCCGCGAGGCTGGTCTCGTTATGGCTCGATAGACAGCGCCGATGTTGCCCGTGCTATCGCTCAATTAGCCCTTGGTAATGAGGATGATGCGCACGATTCTGACCGCCATGTGCATCATAATGACTCGCTATTGGCACTGGCTGCTCAAATGACAGCAAAAACCGGGTAA
- the gcvPB gene encoding aminomethyl-transferring glycine dehydrogenase subunit GcvPB: protein MSMNSVGRQTTPQGSATDSAPSTATGNRALMLKEPLIFESGAYDRTGVDIPDAPEVKSRLGGLERDTVIGLPGLAEGETVRHYTRLSRQNYAIDLGLFPLGSCTMKHNPRLNEKVARMPGFADIHPLQPIHSVQGALRVIHELGEWLKKLTNMPAVSMSPKAGAHGELCGVLAIRSALEARGDAREVILVPTSAHGTNPATAAFAGYKVEDIPATEEGRVDLEALKARLGPDVAGVMITNPNTCGLFERDMKAISDAVHEAGGFVYCDGANFNAIVGRVRPGDLGVDAMHINLHKTFSTPHGGGGPGSGPVVFSEALAPFAPLPFVEEGDDGLLHIIEEETAQEHHDQSFGRMVAFHGQMGMFTRALTYMLSHGADGLRQVAEDAVLNANYVLRAMEDLIDAPFAGAGPCMHEALFSDDNFAEGFSTLDLAKGLIDEGFHPMTVFFPLVVHGAMLVEPTETESKAALDQFILAFRAVAERAIAGDESLKSAPHHAPLKRLDETQAARKPVLVWSDPEPQAEAAE from the coding sequence ATGAGCATGAATAGTGTCGGTCGTCAGACCACCCCGCAAGGCTCCGCAACAGACAGCGCCCCGTCAACCGCCACTGGCAACCGCGCGTTGATGCTGAAAGAGCCGCTGATCTTTGAAAGCGGCGCCTATGATCGCACCGGTGTCGATATTCCCGATGCACCGGAAGTGAAAAGCCGTCTTGGCGGTCTGGAGCGCGATACGGTTATCGGATTGCCCGGCCTCGCTGAAGGCGAGACAGTGCGGCACTATACCCGGCTGTCGCGGCAGAATTATGCTATTGATCTGGGACTGTTCCCGCTCGGCTCCTGCACCATGAAGCATAATCCGCGGCTTAACGAGAAAGTCGCGCGGATGCCGGGTTTTGCCGATATCCACCCGCTGCAACCGATCCATAGTGTGCAGGGTGCGCTTCGGGTTATCCATGAGCTGGGGGAGTGGCTCAAAAAGCTGACCAATATGCCAGCCGTTTCCATGTCCCCCAAAGCAGGCGCCCATGGTGAGCTGTGCGGTGTTCTCGCTATCCGTTCTGCACTCGAAGCGCGCGGCGATGCGCGTGAGGTGATCCTTGTACCTACCAGCGCGCATGGCACTAATCCTGCGACAGCGGCCTTTGCTGGCTATAAGGTCGAGGATATCCCCGCGACCGAAGAGGGCAGGGTCGATCTGGAAGCGCTGAAAGCACGCCTCGGCCCGGATGTCGCGGGTGTGATGATCACTAACCCCAATACCTGCGGCCTGTTTGAGCGCGATATGAAAGCGATCTCCGATGCAGTTCATGAAGCAGGCGGCTTTGTTTATTGCGACGGCGCGAATTTCAATGCCATTGTCGGTCGGGTGCGCCCGGGCGATCTCGGTGTTGATGCGATGCATATCAATCTGCACAAAACCTTCTCTACCCCGCATGGCGGCGGCGGTCCTGGCTCAGGCCCAGTCGTGTTCTCCGAAGCATTGGCACCTTTTGCGCCGCTGCCTTTTGTGGAAGAAGGCGATGATGGCCTGCTGCATATTATCGAGGAAGAGACCGCGCAGGAGCATCATGACCAGAGCTTTGGCCGCATGGTGGCGTTTCATGGCCAGATGGGCATGTTCACCCGGGCGCTGACCTATATGCTCAGCCACGGTGCTGATGGCCTGCGTCAGGTGGCTGAGGATGCCGTGCTCAATGCCAATTATGTGCTGCGCGCGATGGAAGATCTGATCGACGCGCCTTTTGCCGGGGCTGGACCATGTATGCATGAGGCATTGTTCTCGGATGATAATTTTGCCGAGGGCTTTTCCACTCTCGACCTCGCCAAAGGCCTGATCGACGAGGGCTTCCACCCGATGACCGTGTTCTTCCCGCTGGTGGTGCATGGCGCTATGCTGGTCGAGCCGACCGAGACCGAGAGCAAGGCGGCGCTCGACCAGTTTATTCTCGCCTTCCGTGCCGTCGCAGAGCGCGCGATTGCGGGCGATGAGAGCCTGAAATCCGCACCACATCATGCACCACTCAAGCGCCTCGACGAGACACAGGCCGCGCGCAAACCGGTGCTGGTCTGGAGCGATCCGGAACCACAAGCTGAAGCCGCGGAGTGA
- a CDS encoding methyltransferase family protein: protein MVEKAKKDGPNVRFPPPLVYLGFILLGRILDTLLPLPSIVPQAEFEWIGVALIAIGIAIVIVSMGLFSKAGENPEPWTATEVIIARGPYRHSRNPMYLAMAMIMLGFAFWQDSAGTLFFLPFAVLAIDRFVIRAEEEYLARRFGKGFLDYQKKVRRWL from the coding sequence TTGGTAGAAAAAGCGAAAAAAGACGGGCCCAATGTGCGCTTTCCGCCGCCGCTGGTGTATCTTGGGTTTATCCTTTTGGGGCGTATCCTTGATACGCTGCTTCCCCTGCCTTCTATCGTGCCACAGGCCGAGTTTGAATGGATTGGCGTAGCCCTGATCGCCATCGGCATTGCAATTGTTATAGTGTCCATGGGTCTGTTCAGCAAGGCGGGGGAAAACCCGGAACCCTGGACTGCAACGGAGGTTATCATCGCACGCGGACCCTATCGCCACAGCCGCAACCCGATGTATCTCGCCATGGCTATGATCATGCTCGGCTTTGCCTTTTGGCAGGACAGCGCGGGAACGCTATTCTTTCTGCCCTTCGCGGTGCTGGCGATTGACCGTTTCGTCATCCGTGCCGAGGAGGAATATCTTGCACGGCGTTTTGGCAAGGGCTTTCTGGATTATCAGAAGAAAGTGCGGCGCTGGCTTTAG
- the gcvH gene encoding glycine cleavage system protein GcvH, translated as MSRYFTDEHEWIEVDGDTATVGITDYAQEQLGDVVFVEVPEADKEVGKGDDAAVVESVKAASDVYAPVSGTVTEGNAALADDPALVNSDPEGDGWFFKLTLSDPSELEGLMDEAGYKAFVESL; from the coding sequence ATGAGCCGTTATTTCACCGATGAGCATGAATGGATCGAAGTCGATGGCGACACCGCCACTGTCGGCATCACCGATTATGCCCAGGAGCAGCTGGGCGATGTCGTCTTTGTCGAGGTGCCTGAAGCCGACAAGGAGGTGGGCAAGGGCGATGACGCGGCCGTCGTTGAGTCCGTCAAAGCCGCCAGCGATGTCTATGCACCCGTTTCCGGAACCGTGACCGAGGGCAATGCCGCTCTGGCTGACGACCCGGCGCTGGTGAACAGCGATCCGGAAGGTGATGGCTGGTTTTTCAAACTGACGCTTTCTGATCCGTCCGAGCTCGAAGGCCTGATGGATGAGGCGGGATACAAAGCGTTTGTCGAGAGTTTGTAA
- a CDS encoding long-chain-fatty-acid--CoA ligase: MTEATDPRGSFHACVDYWAERRPEHIALEDADGSYSYSELAEKSTALAKAFVGSGLKTGDRIAWLGKNRAAYAMLMVAASRAGLVIAPIGWRLALPEICYILQDTGAKWMLSEPDFATMARDAKEKCPELETIVCTHGCEHLTSLVDWMAAQPNDAELPPTDPENGVLQLYTSGTTGLPKGATLCNRNLFGLRQAVEESDYDWARLDENDKGLVVMPIAHIAGSGYTSMFLHAGATAYFLPEYDPAGVLDSIEAGVTNIFLVPTAIQMLINHPSAAETDFSRLRYMHYGASPMPLALLRQAMQVLGCGFVQHYGMTETTGTFTCLHPSDHDPEGNKRMRSAGLPMPEVEVRIVDSDNASVATGEVGEIVTRSKANMLGYWKQPEKTAETVDPEGWLHTGDAGYMDEDGYVYIHDRVKDMIISGGENVYPAEVENTLYSHPAVLEAAVIGVPDDKWGEAVKAVIVPRPGHEIESDEVIAFARESLAVYKVPKSIDVIPEMPRNASGKILRRELRAPYWEGKDRQVN, translated from the coding sequence ATGACCGAAGCAACAGACCCGCGCGGGTCTTTTCATGCATGTGTGGATTATTGGGCTGAGCGGCGTCCGGAGCATATTGCGCTCGAGGATGCCGATGGCAGCTACAGCTATTCTGAACTGGCGGAGAAGAGCACTGCACTGGCTAAGGCCTTTGTCGGTTCGGGGCTCAAGACCGGCGATCGCATTGCCTGGTTGGGTAAGAACCGTGCTGCCTACGCGATGCTCATGGTGGCGGCGAGCCGGGCCGGGCTGGTGATTGCGCCGATTGGCTGGCGTCTGGCACTTCCGGAGATTTGTTATATCTTGCAGGACACCGGCGCGAAATGGATGCTGTCTGAACCTGACTTTGCGACTATGGCGCGCGATGCCAAAGAAAAGTGCCCGGAGCTGGAGACCATAGTGTGCACCCATGGCTGTGAGCATTTGACTAGCTTGGTCGACTGGATGGCGGCGCAGCCGAACGATGCGGAATTGCCACCGACAGATCCCGAAAATGGCGTTCTTCAGCTCTACACTTCCGGCACCACTGGCCTCCCCAAAGGCGCGACCTTGTGCAATCGCAATCTGTTCGGCCTGAGGCAGGCGGTTGAGGAATCGGATTATGACTGGGCCCGGCTTGATGAAAATGACAAGGGCCTGGTGGTCATGCCGATCGCGCATATTGCCGGTTCGGGCTATACCTCTATGTTCCTCCATGCAGGCGCAACCGCTTATTTTCTGCCCGAATATGACCCGGCGGGTGTTCTGGATTCCATAGAAGCCGGTGTCACCAACATTTTTCTCGTGCCGACTGCGATTCAGATGCTGATCAACCATCCAAGTGCGGCCGAGACCGATTTTTCGCGCCTGCGCTATATGCATTATGGCGCGTCGCCCATGCCACTGGCGCTGTTGCGACAGGCTATGCAGGTGCTCGGCTGCGGCTTTGTGCAGCATTATGGCATGACCGAGACAACCGGCACTTTTACCTGCCTGCATCCTTCTGACCATGACCCGGAAGGCAATAAACGTATGCGCTCTGCGGGCTTGCCAATGCCGGAAGTAGAGGTGCGTATTGTTGATAGCGACAATGCATCGGTAGCTACGGGCGAGGTGGGCGAGATTGTTACCCGCAGCAAGGCGAATATGCTCGGCTATTGGAAGCAACCGGAAAAGACTGCCGAGACTGTCGACCCGGAGGGTTGGCTGCACACTGGCGATGCCGGCTATATGGATGAGGATGGTTATGTCTATATCCATGACCGGGTGAAGGACATGATCATCTCCGGGGGTGAGAATGTTTATCCGGCTGAGGTGGAGAATACACTCTATAGCCATCCGGCGGTGTTGGAGGCAGCAGTGATAGGCGTTCCTGACGATAAATGGGGCGAGGCGGTCAAGGCGGTGATCGTGCCAAGGCCCGGACATGAAATAGAAAGCGATGAGGTCATCGCGTTCGCGAGAGAATCTCTGGCGGTTTACAAGGTACCCAAGTCCATTGATGTGATCCCCGAAATGCCGCGTAATGCCTCGGGCAAGATTTTGCGGCGGGAGCTGCGCGCACCTTATTGGGAGGGTAAGGACCGGCAGGTCAATTAG